AAGTGAGAGCACGTATTTTattaagagcattgctattaggcaccagtggtgcctagcaccttctcgacatgtcacgttgcgattggctagcgatacttcttaaaagttattatattaaattatgtgggacccgatacttagtttgaccaatagcgatattaacacataagagggtgctagacaccactggtgccctttagcatttctcttttattaatggCATGGTTGCCTTAATTATCATGCCTCATTGGAATTGGACTTGTATTACACCATCTTTAATTACAAGTTAACattaatattaattgctaattttcaacatattaaaattgattaaatgTTCCATTTAACTTTGACAAAGCCTCActacaaatttttttacttttagtcacaataaaatttatgactaaaaataaaaaattgtgactaatcataaattataatttttatgttgtcactaaaaagtctgtggctaaaggtattaattacaaaaattacaatttggtgttactaaatgtgtttttagtcacaatacttgttgtgaataaaactaaattagagaTAACGTACTTgtatctaaataatatgttttagtcacaagtaatttttttttgtgactaaatcacatttagtcacaaaaaatttatattagaacTAAAAAATAGTCACTAAaagtagatattttttttcagtgTGTTTATTATTGTTGGGCCCCATTCTTCCACCTTGTCACGCCGCTACCTCACCTTGACTCTCATATTAGTATGATATTATCCGCTTTGGGTCTAAGCCCTCACGGTTTTGTTTTTAGGCACCTTCTCAAAAAAAAGGCCTCATACTAATGGAAAAGGTAGAACAGTTATATCCAAGACAACTCTtgtcataataaaaaaatatggagAGGTAAATAGAGAGTGTCTTTACATAAATTGGAAGAGCCAAGTACGGAGTGAGAGTGAcagtaaaaataaacaaaaacagacATATGTATCTAGTCTATGGGTCAGTTGAGAGCTCCAAGCCCGGATGGGTATGCCTGGCCGTTTTTATCAGGCACATCGGGAGATTGTTGCGGGTAATGTGGTTGGTACGGTTACTCAATTTTTCCAAACCGATCAGAATCTCAGGTTTTCGAGGTTAGATGCTTCAATCCGGATGTATCCGACGTCTAGATTCAGGCGGCCATAATACAACTATGCGTTGGTCACCTATGCCTATCATTCAACTCCTCCACGGGTTCACCAAATCTAGGTTTCTCAGTTTCAAACTTAAAGCTTTTTATCTCACTCGTTATTTATAGGTTTGTTTTGAATAGAagaatgtgattttttttttccattttttttttgatattgtttagtttttcttcATAATCAGTATCTATTTTGTTGAGTGTTTTTGCACTcgtttttaaattttctattgagGGACTTTTAGAAATGGATTGCGGCTGAGGATGGTGCCTCTGTTCTAACCACCACCCTTTCTCCACAGCGTCAAAGTCCGTCAAACCGCAATGAAGAATTAGATATTCCGACGGGTCCGAAATTATGGTATTATTTCACGCGTAAAGATAGCTCTTGATGgtgaaatttgtaatttttaattACCTTTGTTTAAGGTATGAAatgttattaaattttataataattttcagATATCTTAAAAAGTATTTTGACAGTATTTTCTATCTCTAATTTTGtggactatttattatttttactactatttattttaaaaagttttcatttttaactctaaaattaagttattttgttttattttaaattttatatattacatatatttattttcctcATCTATTCTTTACTCTTTTGTAGCCTTTATGATTTAGATACACTTGACCTTCTTTTTAGGTAGTTTTTGGTTGTAAGGCCAGTATGgctagttttaattttataaggTCAGTATGACTAGTTTTAGTTTTTCAAGGCTACCATGGCTAGTTTTAGTTTTGTAAAGTTATTATATGgctagttttaattttataaggTCAGGTTGTCTTATAATAACACATCAAATGTAGTGCAGTCACCGTCAGCAATGGAGATGAGAATAGATAAGTTCTAGTATTTACATAAGAGAATTCTATGTgactatttatataaaattttcatattttattttattttatttgtaagaggaattttatttttattaaatatttattatgtattaattttttttctctttatatTGTAGGTGTTCTACTAGTGGATCGGAAGTGACAACTCTCAGTACGTTTTCTTTTTTGATATTATAGTTTTATTGTCTAGTTCTCCTGGGGTATCTCTGCATGCCCTTAGAATAGACAATGAACTATTATAGATGGAAGAAAATCCTCCTCtggttttgtaactttgttaCCTTTGTTATTTTAACCTGTATCGGTTTCCTTTACAAAAAAAAGACAACTCTTGTCTATTCTTCCAATGTGGGACTTAAGTTGATACCCCAACAATCCTCCCCTCAAACCAAGGACCACATACTCGTAGTCTCCCTCCAACGAAACCACCTTATGCCACCACTATTACCGACGGAACTTGCCGCCTGACCATTACCTTTGTTAGGAAGACTTTTGACACAACACTACTAAAAAATTGACTTTTTCTAACGGTTTATAAGTGTCTTTTATACTTTCTCATCAGTTACTAAAACCATTGACTATGTGGGCACGTGTCATAAAAATGCAGAACTTTAAAAGACGGTTTATAACTGTTGAGAAAAATCACTTTAAATGACGGTTTAGAACTGTTGAGAAAAGTTACTTTAAATGACTCCTTATAACTGTTGGCAAATATATTATGTAGATTAAATtaaattactttttaatatatatttttaaatagtaaatatataataattaatattaatttccatcaaaaaataatattaattaaaataaataaaatcaatatattgtcaaattaaaatataataattaattaaaactatatataCCAAATCAAGCATTATTAGATAATGAAAAATTTACATCTTTCAATATGATCCATAAGAtacaatttagaaaaaaaaaatatacaaattcaaaataaataataaatatgaatattacAATTTAATCTAAACAAAAATtatgtaataataaaaataaaaaaaatcagccGGCAACCAAAACCAAGACAGCGTTGCAAATCCAACTTACTATCCAAACACTCTTAAAcctttggctctgataccacttgttgggCCCCATTCTTCCACCTTATCAGACTGCTATCTCACATTGACTCTCACATTAGTATGATATTGTTAGCTTTAGACGTAAGTCCTCATAGTTTTGTTTTTGGACACCTTCCCAAAAGATCTCATACTAATGGAGAAGGTATAACATATATATCCAAGACAACTCTTGTCTATTCTTCCAATGTAGAACTTGGGTTGATACcccaataattattatatagggATCTATTGATGGATGTTGTCTTGGATTTAGAATATTATTAGCttaatttttaagatttttatttttcttttttgttataTAACATATAggttaattttatactttaaattttcggaGTTAAATAAACCTAGGAGATATGGCTGGTTGTTGGAGAGATACccaagaaagagaaagagagaaagggtTGGCTTGCGACTGCTATTCAAATAAGAAAAGTGTGCATTTAAGGGCAGGGTTTTTTCTAGGGTTTGTACAATGAGCTTTGGCCcagaatttaatatttttctgtttttaagtCTTAATTTGTTGTGTCGGTTATAAAGTGACGCTACTTATGACAGTTTAAAACTaacgtaaaaaataaaaaatattggttTAACAAACGCAAACTTGTGTCATTCAAAAACtaatgaaaaaaatttgaaGCGGTCTTTTTACAACAAATTTGGGCGTTGActgacacaaaaaaaaaaaatcattttctaCTCTCTTGTTGTATTTGTTAGGTAAACATAAAAGTACAACAATTGAATGTGGTAACCGGTAGATTAAATTAAAGAAGTAAAAAGTCaactaataaaaaatcaattaatgaTATAAAATgaccataaaattaaatatactacATAGGGTAGTTAAAGGGTGCAAACAAAAGGTTTTGATGAATCTTTtaaagagaaatgttaaaggtTACTTATAGTGTCTAGCACCCTTGAAAGATATAATATCATTACTGGTATAATTTAGTATTAAATttcacttattttattttaataaaagttataaaaaatCGTTAACtaacattataaaaaaaaaacaattatttttaatgattactttttagtcacaacaaactGTGAtctttgtgactaatacctttagtcACGGAATTTTTAGTCACGACATAAGAGTAATAATTTGTAATTAATGATAACATTTTTACTTCTAATcataagttttgttgtgactaaaagtaagatttttttataGTGTAATCATAGAGGCCACCTCATATATAATGGTACTAAGTACATTGATGTCCCATAGCAATATGCTTATCTTAagtatatcaaattatagtttaaaaattttcaaacttgTTTTTATATAGCTAAATTTTCCTGTCCCTAGTTTAGCCAACCTTATTAATTAACCTTAATTAagctttactttttttttaacttgAGAAGAATAGGACCAAACTCTCTATTAATTACATATTGagaaaatttaatatttgaGATCTAAATATATAAGTTAGGTGGGTGGGACTAATATAACTACtacttaatatttaataatttctttttttttttatatagtgtaaTTTATTCTGCAACATACTGCAAAAAAATGTCATTTTGAGTGACAACCTTTTAGTTATAATATACATTTTTTGTCATTAAAGGTAactatttagtcacaacaaaaagttacttgtgactaaaagatagtatttagatacaagttgtcactaatttacttttattgtgactaaaaacatatttagtcacaacaaattgtaatttttgtgactaatatacCTTTAGATATGGACTTTTTATCCACAACACATTGGAATTATTGTTTATAATTAGCCACaactttttcacttttagtcacaagttttattgcgactaaaagtaaaaaaaatttatagtaaCACTTAACTATGTATATAAGTAGTTGGTAGCAAAACTTTCTACCATTAAAAATTTGTCACAATTCATTTTTTAATGTTGGCAAACTGTTAATTAAGCTCAACTAAAATGACACATGTGAAGATGATCATATTgatccaaaataataattttaaataaattattgttacaaaaattaattaaaaaaaatttaaaagtcaataaataagttaaaaaaaagtatctgtatgtatttttaaaagtgtatatatgtataatactcctaatttttctaaaagaaataatttacattcttataaaaattaaaataaattaatataaatattatttttaaatttttatttaaaaatttaattcaattttctttacttttttgttttgcaagattgaaaatttagattttttttttaaggttttAGATTTAATACTTAATTTTAAACTTATTCAATtttcactatatatatataagtaatacTTGTCTCAAAATTATTGAACAATCACTTCCAACATATTGTGGGAAACATTCACAACCTCATGTTTGGCTCTTCATTAATCCATCATACACTAAGAGATTTAGCCAAGAAATATGGACCATTGATGCACATGAACATTGGTGAAGTTCCAACCATAGTAATCTCATCACCAGAATTTGCCAAACAAGTGATGAGAGTCCATGATGTTAATTTTGCATCAAGACCCTCAATTCTTTTTTCGAAAATCATGTTATATGATGGTGCTAGTCTTGCTTTTGCTCCATATGGTGAGCATTGGAGACAGGTAAGAAAGATTTTCATGCAAGAGCTTTTGAATACAACAAGAGTTCAGTCTTTCAACTACATTAGAGAAGAGGAAATGCTCAACTTTGTAGACTCGATTTCATCGAATGTTGGCAATGTTATTAATCTCAGTGAAAGGCTCAACACGTTGATGTATAACATTATTTCGCGTGCAGCTTGTGGTAGAACAAGGATTCATAACAAAGAGTTCTTGTCTTTGTTGACGGAAATTGTTGAGGTATCATTAGGGTTTGAACTTTCTGACTTGTTTCCTTCTTTTAAGTTATTTTATCAGATGAGTCGTTCTAAACCTAAACTCGAGAGGCTTCGAGAAAGGACGGCAAAAATATTTGAAGAGATAATCCATGAGCACAAGAAGCAAAAACCAAAAGAGAGAAGTGATGAAGACTTCGTTGATGTTCTTCTTAAGTATCATCATGACAATGATGACCTTGGATTTTCTTTGACAAATGAGAATATCTATGCAATAATTTTTGTAAGTACTTTCATTTTATAACAATTAGAAAAACACATTCACTTGGTGAAAGCACTttgttatatatttaattatcatatctttactttcattttatgataattttatatttattaaagcATTACCAATGCTAAACTTTACAAGGTTGCAAACACAGGCAACTCTATAAGTTGTTTGCGTTGGTGAAACACTTACATTAGCACTTTAGAATTAAAAACTTTTTATGTCTCACATGACTC
This Cannabis sativa cultivar Pink pepper isolate KNU-18-1 chromosome 6, ASM2916894v1, whole genome shotgun sequence DNA region includes the following protein-coding sequences:
- the LOC115725477 gene encoding cytochrome P450 71D11; protein product: MFGSSLIHHTLRDLAKKYGPLMHMNIGEVPTIVISSPEFAKQVMRVHDVNFASRPSILFSKIMLYDGASLAFAPYGEHWRQVRKIFMQELLNTTRVQSFNYIREEEMLNFVDSISSNVGNVINLSERLNTLMYNIISRAACGRTRIHNKEFLSLLTEIVEVSLGFELSDLFPSFKLFYQMSRSKPKLERLRERTAKIFEEIIHEHKKQKPKERSDEDFVDVLLKYHHDNDDLGFSLTNENIYAIIFEIFGAGIETSASSVEWVMSELMKNPKIMKKAQDEVREVFRRKGLGNERALDEMKYLKSVIKESMRLHPILPLIVPRQNQKKCEINGYEIPAKTNTIINAWVIGRDSNYWPEPEIFKPERFLDDSNCIDSKLGNNFEYLPFGGGRRICVGMSFGLLSVELSLALLLYHFDWMLPNGVKNEDLDMTESFRATLQRKIFLQVIPIIQELSTSTAN